One Actinospica robiniae DSM 44927 genomic region harbors:
- a CDS encoding 2OG-Fe(II) oxygenase — protein sequence MTLTPRERLAAVLDRQFGKTVCAATASAKSDLLHLGVAGIGPIGLPVTPARAKQLREHAAPAKYGKGTETLTDASVRDTWEVPRETVQVSWGTEFADVLASIRDDLGLPPTCTLRPELHSLLVYERGQFFLPHQDSEKHDGMVATLVVVLPHRHTGGELVIGSGKEKMEVRGNDHDLVFAAFYADTHHEVKQVRTGTRICLTFNLVLEGGTRPRATGSQSAMDEIERHLREHFATPVPQNPYSRELATPDRLVYFLAHEYTERGLDWDRLKGQDAVVAGLLGDAAQRLGCRTMLALTEVHETWDAYPENEYRHDPWGDDFEDEDDDEPDSDDGPYQLNDLIDGETRLVHWIDEETGIGEGIELDVSDIEVCEPPDHALHEPYEQSYEGYMGNWGNTLDRWYRRVALVIFPMQREFAIRAEASTQWALEQLAELAGHGDADGARARVSELAPWIVSSTQELSAALTAALAVDDAASATLLLDQIHTAQLRAENAPQFAAVAEKYGAAWAEAIVGIWATRTENRLHRTDEHTWYEQLPEFCTILHTAGPAAGATAATLIAQAWRKLLSTAQAHARPWPTRHQTQALENLASHLTWLLAAIEACDAAPTREQIALTLPKLDEALTTWLRTAARIGGSGTDILIEETARRLRARLARPRRADDDWSIPAPADCGCELCAQLDAFLADREQRLLEWPIATASRSHIHQRIDSAELPVSHVTRRQGRPYTLVLAKQDTLFAREHEERRRDEADLNALTP from the coding sequence ATGACGCTCACCCCGCGCGAACGCCTCGCCGCGGTCCTCGACCGGCAGTTCGGTAAAACCGTGTGCGCCGCGACCGCATCCGCCAAGTCCGACCTGCTCCACCTCGGCGTGGCCGGCATCGGTCCGATCGGGCTGCCCGTCACGCCGGCCAGGGCGAAACAGTTGCGTGAGCACGCGGCCCCGGCCAAGTACGGCAAGGGAACCGAGACACTCACCGACGCCTCCGTGCGCGACACCTGGGAGGTGCCGCGCGAGACCGTGCAGGTGAGCTGGGGCACGGAATTCGCGGACGTACTCGCCTCGATCCGCGACGACCTGGGCCTGCCGCCGACGTGCACGCTACGACCGGAACTGCACTCACTGCTGGTCTACGAACGCGGCCAGTTCTTCCTCCCGCATCAGGACTCAGAAAAACACGACGGCATGGTCGCGACCCTCGTCGTGGTGCTCCCGCACCGGCATACCGGCGGCGAACTGGTCATCGGCTCGGGCAAAGAGAAAATGGAAGTGCGCGGGAACGACCACGATCTCGTGTTCGCCGCCTTCTACGCCGACACCCACCACGAAGTGAAGCAGGTGCGCACCGGCACCCGCATCTGCCTGACCTTCAACCTCGTCCTGGAGGGGGGCACCCGGCCGCGCGCGACCGGCTCGCAGTCCGCCATGGACGAGATCGAGCGGCATCTGCGCGAGCACTTCGCCACACCCGTACCGCAAAACCCTTACTCCCGCGAACTCGCGACACCCGACCGGCTCGTGTACTTCCTGGCCCACGAATACACCGAGCGCGGCCTCGACTGGGACCGGCTCAAAGGCCAGGACGCGGTGGTCGCAGGCCTGTTGGGCGACGCCGCGCAACGGCTCGGCTGCCGCACCATGCTCGCCCTGACCGAAGTACACGAGACCTGGGACGCCTACCCCGAAAACGAATACCGCCACGACCCCTGGGGGGACGATTTCGAGGACGAGGACGACGACGAGCCGGATTCGGACGACGGCCCGTACCAGCTGAACGATCTGATCGACGGCGAGACGCGCCTCGTGCACTGGATCGACGAAGAGACCGGCATCGGCGAGGGAATCGAACTGGACGTCAGCGACATCGAAGTCTGCGAACCGCCGGATCACGCTCTGCACGAGCCCTATGAGCAGAGCTACGAAGGCTACATGGGCAACTGGGGCAACACTCTCGACCGGTGGTACCGCCGCGTCGCACTCGTGATCTTCCCGATGCAACGCGAGTTCGCGATCCGCGCCGAGGCCTCGACACAGTGGGCGCTGGAACAACTCGCCGAGCTGGCCGGGCACGGCGACGCAGACGGAGCCAGGGCCCGCGTCAGCGAGCTCGCACCCTGGATCGTTTCCAGCACACAGGAGCTGAGCGCCGCGCTCACCGCCGCGCTCGCCGTCGACGATGCCGCGAGCGCGACGCTGTTGCTCGACCAGATCCACACCGCGCAACTGCGGGCCGAGAACGCGCCGCAGTTCGCCGCCGTCGCCGAGAAGTACGGCGCCGCCTGGGCCGAGGCAATCGTGGGTATCTGGGCCACACGCACCGAGAACCGACTGCACCGCACCGATGAGCACACGTGGTACGAGCAGCTGCCCGAGTTCTGCACGATCCTGCACACGGCAGGGCCGGCAGCGGGCGCCACCGCCGCAACGCTCATCGCACAGGCGTGGCGGAAGCTGCTCAGCACAGCCCAGGCCCACGCCCGCCCGTGGCCGACCCGCCATCAGACACAGGCCCTCGAGAACCTCGCCTCGCACTTGACCTGGCTCCTCGCCGCAATCGAGGCCTGCGACGCCGCCCCGACGCGCGAACAGATCGCCCTCACCCTGCCGAAACTCGACGAGGCGCTCACCACATGGCTGCGCACCGCCGCACGCATCGGCGGCTCCGGAACCGACATCCTCATCGAAGAAACAGCGCGACGGCTACGAGCACGACTCGCCCGGCCCCGCCGCGCGGACGACGACTGGTCGATCCCGGCACCCGCCGACTGCGGATGCGAGCTGTGCGCACAGCTAGACGCGTTCCTCGCAGACCGGGAGCAACGCTTGCTCGAATGGCCCATCGCCACCGCGTCGCGTTCCCACATCCACCAACGCATCGACTCCGCGGAACTGCCCGTCAGCCACGTCACCCGCCGCCAGGGACGCCCGTACACGCTCGTACTGGCGAAACAGGACACGCTGTTCGCGCGCGAACACGAAGAACGCCGACGCGACGAGGCCGACCTGAACGCACTCACTCCATGA
- a CDS encoding aldo/keto reductase — translation MILTLNNDIPMPALGFGVFQTPPDVTTDAVLAALQTGYRLIDTAAAYGNEREVGEAIRRSGLPREEVFIETKVWISDYGYDQTLHAFDKSAGKLGVEQIDLFILHQALPSRFDLTLEAYRALETLLADGKVRAIGVSNFMPEHLEALMKQATVLPAVNQVEVHPYFTQPGVQDADADRGILTQAWSPIGGITSYRGTGTSTFDDPTIAAIAQAHAKTPAQVMIRWHLQEGRCAIPKSVRPERIAENFDVFDLELTTDELATLGALDTGTRGGPEPTDITLENFGRPIPEA, via the coding sequence ATGATCCTGACTCTGAACAACGATATCCCGATGCCCGCCCTCGGCTTCGGCGTCTTCCAGACGCCCCCAGACGTCACCACCGACGCCGTGCTCGCGGCCCTTCAGACCGGATACCGCCTCATCGACACCGCCGCCGCCTACGGCAACGAACGCGAGGTGGGCGAAGCCATCCGCCGCTCCGGATTGCCGCGCGAGGAGGTGTTCATCGAAACGAAGGTGTGGATCAGCGACTACGGGTACGACCAGACCCTGCACGCCTTCGACAAGTCCGCCGGCAAACTCGGCGTCGAGCAGATCGACCTGTTCATCCTCCACCAGGCCCTGCCGAGCCGGTTCGACCTGACCCTCGAGGCCTACCGGGCGCTGGAAACCCTGCTCGCCGACGGGAAGGTCCGCGCGATCGGAGTGAGCAACTTCATGCCCGAACACCTCGAGGCACTGATGAAGCAGGCCACCGTCCTGCCCGCCGTCAACCAGGTCGAGGTACACCCCTACTTCACCCAGCCCGGGGTGCAGGATGCCGACGCCGACCGCGGCATCCTCACCCAGGCATGGTCGCCGATCGGCGGCATCACCAGCTACCGCGGCACCGGCACCAGCACCTTCGACGACCCCACCATCGCCGCCATCGCCCAAGCCCACGCCAAGACCCCGGCCCAGGTGATGATCCGCTGGCACCTGCAGGAGGGCCGCTGCGCGATCCCCAAGTCGGTGCGCCCGGAGCGGATCGCCGAGAACTTCGACGTGTTCGACCTCGAACTCACCACCGACGAACTCGCCACCCTCGGCGCCCTCGACACGGGCACACGCGGCGGCCCCGAACCGACCGACATCACCCTCGAGAACTTCGGACGGCCCATCCCCGAAGCCTGA
- a CDS encoding Hsp20/alpha crystallin family protein has product MLMRTDPFRELDRLANGLLGTAAGTWSKPTPMPMDAYRDGESFVVCFDLPGIDPSAIELEVERNVLTVKAERRPVHTGEKFEMQINERPLGVFSRQLFLGETLDTDRIDADYDAGVLTLRIPIAEKAKPRKIAIAAAGEHREISA; this is encoded by the coding sequence ATGTTGATGCGCACCGATCCCTTCCGCGAGCTGGACCGGCTCGCCAACGGGCTGCTCGGTACCGCCGCCGGAACCTGGTCCAAGCCCACCCCCATGCCGATGGACGCCTACCGCGACGGCGAGAGCTTCGTGGTCTGCTTCGACCTGCCGGGCATCGACCCGTCTGCGATCGAACTCGAGGTCGAGCGCAACGTCCTGACGGTCAAGGCCGAGCGCCGCCCCGTGCACACCGGCGAGAAGTTCGAGATGCAGATCAACGAACGCCCCCTCGGCGTCTTCTCCCGGCAGCTCTTCCTCGGCGAGACCCTGGATACCGACCGCATCGACGCCGACTACGACGCCGGCGTCCTCACCCTGCGCATCCCGATCGCGGAGAAGGCCAAGCCTCGCAAGATCGCGATCGCCGCGGCCGGCGAGCACAGGGAGATCTCCGCCTGA
- a CDS encoding zinc-binding dehydrogenase produces MRATIMYGAGDVRVENVPDPVIKAPTDAVVRVVRAAICGSDLHPYRSMPATDTGRAMGHEFLGIVEDIGTEVTGFKRGDLVLSPFTYADNTCYWCNQGLHTSCPNGGRYGFAGVDGGQGEAVRVPQASGTLVKLPARADSALLDSLMTLTDVFCTGHHAAATAHVAPGTRVAVVGDGAVGLCAVLAAKRLGAEQVILMGRHTDRTDLGSDFGATNVILTTGEEGAAEVRKLTDGRGADAVLECVGSMQTLTTSFAAVRDGGVISRVGVPSYTDGPIGMDMIMRNITLTGGVDPARHYIDEILPDVLDGTIEPGRVFDLTLDLDAVPDGYRAMADREALKVLITP; encoded by the coding sequence ATGCGAGCGACCATCATGTACGGCGCCGGGGATGTCCGCGTCGAGAACGTGCCCGACCCGGTGATCAAGGCACCGACCGACGCGGTCGTACGCGTCGTGCGCGCCGCGATCTGCGGCAGCGACCTGCACCCCTACCGCTCCATGCCCGCGACCGACACCGGACGGGCGATGGGACACGAGTTCCTCGGCATCGTCGAGGACATCGGCACCGAAGTCACCGGATTCAAGCGCGGCGACCTGGTGCTCTCGCCGTTCACCTACGCCGACAACACCTGCTACTGGTGCAACCAGGGACTGCACACATCCTGCCCGAACGGAGGGCGCTACGGGTTCGCCGGAGTCGACGGCGGCCAGGGCGAAGCCGTGCGGGTCCCGCAGGCGTCCGGAACCCTGGTCAAACTTCCGGCCCGGGCCGACTCGGCACTGCTGGACTCGCTCATGACGCTCACCGACGTGTTCTGCACCGGCCACCACGCCGCCGCCACCGCGCACGTCGCACCCGGCACGCGCGTCGCGGTCGTCGGCGACGGCGCGGTAGGCCTGTGCGCGGTCCTCGCGGCAAAGAGGCTCGGGGCCGAGCAGGTCATCTTGATGGGCCGTCACACCGACCGCACCGACCTGGGCAGCGACTTCGGCGCCACCAACGTGATCCTGACCACAGGTGAAGAGGGCGCCGCCGAAGTCAGGAAGCTGACCGACGGGCGTGGGGCCGACGCAGTGCTCGAATGCGTCGGCAGCATGCAGACCCTCACCACCTCCTTCGCCGCGGTCCGCGACGGCGGCGTGATCAGCCGCGTCGGAGTCCCGTCCTACACCGACGGCCCCATCGGCATGGACATGATCATGCGGAACATCACGCTGACCGGCGGCGTCGACCCCGCCCGCCACTACATCGACGAGATCCTGCCCGACGTCCTCGACGGAACGATCGAACCCGGACGGGTCTTCGACCTCACCCTCGACCTCGACGCGGTGCCAGACGGCTACCGCGCCATGGCCGACCGCGAAGCGCTCAAGGTCCTCATCACCCCCTGA
- a CDS encoding aldo/keto reductase, with the protein MQHITLGTLDTGRIGLGAMTMAGVYSQTGQDEHEAVRTIHRALDLGVTLIDTAEIYGPYTNEELLGRAISGRRDQVVLATKFGMVSHAGRGPWNIDSSPANIRTAVEGSLTRLGTDHIDLYYQHRVDPDTPIEDVVATLAELIAEGKIRHYGLSEAGPDTIRRAHAVHPVTALQSEYSLFTRDQEPVILPLLRELGIGFVAYSPLGRGMLTGSIRSREDLAADDSRHQNPRFSEENFDHNLRLVEQVETVAREAGATPAQVALAWLLAQGDDIVPIPGTRRVTRLEENLAADDLELTNEQIAGLTALGDAAGAHHTDAQMKMIER; encoded by the coding sequence ATGCAGCACATCACCCTCGGCACCCTGGACACCGGGCGCATCGGCCTCGGCGCCATGACGATGGCCGGCGTCTACAGCCAGACCGGCCAAGACGAGCACGAGGCGGTCCGTACCATCCACCGCGCCCTCGACCTCGGCGTCACCCTGATCGACACCGCCGAGATCTACGGCCCCTACACCAACGAGGAACTCCTGGGGCGCGCCATCTCCGGCCGCCGCGACCAGGTCGTGCTCGCCACGAAGTTCGGCATGGTCTCGCACGCAGGCCGGGGTCCGTGGAACATCGACTCCAGCCCCGCCAACATCCGCACCGCCGTCGAAGGCTCCCTCACCCGACTCGGCACCGACCACATCGACCTCTACTACCAGCACCGCGTCGACCCCGACACGCCGATCGAAGACGTCGTGGCCACCCTGGCCGAACTCATCGCAGAGGGAAAGATCCGCCACTACGGTCTGTCCGAAGCCGGACCCGACACGATCCGCCGCGCCCACGCCGTCCACCCGGTCACCGCATTGCAGTCCGAATACTCCCTGTTCACCCGCGACCAGGAGCCGGTGATCCTCCCGTTGCTGCGCGAGCTCGGCATCGGCTTCGTCGCCTACTCCCCGCTCGGCCGCGGCATGCTCACCGGCTCGATCCGCAGCCGCGAGGACCTCGCCGCCGACGACTCGCGCCACCAGAACCCCCGCTTCTCCGAGGAGAACTTCGACCACAACCTCCGCCTCGTCGAGCAGGTCGAGACGGTCGCCCGCGAAGCCGGCGCCACCCCAGCACAAGTCGCGCTCGCCTGGCTCCTCGCCCAGGGCGACGACATCGTCCCGATCCCCGGCACCCGGCGCGTCACCCGCCTCGAGGAGAACCTCGCCGCCGACGACCTCGAGCTGACGAACGAGCAGATCGCCGGCCTCACCGCGCTCGGCGACGCAGCCGGCGCCCACCACACCGACGCCCAGATGAAGATGATCGAACGCTGA
- a CDS encoding MerR family transcriptional regulator has translation MGRAAEIIGVTAGFLRSLDEAKLFTPQRSAGGHRRYSRYQLRLAARARELVDSGTALDAACRIIILEDQLEEARRINAELRKQA, from the coding sequence ATGGGCCGGGCCGCCGAGATCATCGGGGTCACTGCGGGGTTCCTGCGCAGCCTGGACGAGGCGAAGCTGTTCACCCCACAACGTTCCGCCGGCGGTCACCGCCGCTATTCGCGCTACCAGCTACGGCTCGCCGCCCGCGCACGGGAACTGGTGGACTCCGGAACTGCCCTGGACGCGGCGTGCCGCATCATCATCCTGGAAGACCAACTCGAAGAGGCCCGACGCATCAACGCAGAGCTGCGCAAGCAGGCCTGA
- a CDS encoding STAS domain-containing protein, translating to MDTPLAITRHHDPDGRTVLALRGEVDIVTAARLRTALAKELHRGTGLVLDVSGAVLIDAAGLRALTAAQRQAAENGKPPITLRGVRPLFAKTLHLTGLDHLFPREPALEPALAHRAPAAPLPSLSARRTPRPDRLPAPPRARDNEPAAADHELAAA from the coding sequence GTGGACACCCCGCTCGCCATCACCCGTCACCACGACCCGGACGGCCGCACGGTCCTTGCCCTGCGCGGTGAAGTCGATATCGTCACCGCCGCGCGCCTGCGCACCGCCCTCGCGAAAGAGCTGCACCGCGGCACCGGCCTGGTCCTGGATGTCTCGGGGGCCGTGCTGATCGACGCGGCCGGCCTGCGCGCACTGACCGCCGCGCAGCGCCAGGCCGCCGAGAACGGCAAGCCGCCCATCACCCTGCGCGGGGTGCGGCCGCTGTTCGCCAAAACCCTCCACCTGACCGGACTCGACCACCTCTTCCCGCGCGAACCGGCGCTCGAGCCCGCGCTCGCCCACCGCGCACCCGCGGCACCGCTCCCCTCGCTTTCCGCGCGCCGCACACCGCGCCCCGACCGGCTGCCCGCGCCGCCCCGGGCACGCGACAACGAGCCTGCCGCGGCCGACCACGAACTCGCGGCGGCGTAG
- a CDS encoding tyrosine-type recombinase/integrase, with product MAEAEHRSGKNGGAVLTALGESLIFATPEGEPLDPERVYDHFQHLIERSGLPPVRLHDLRHGVPTYARAAHVDPKTLPEMLGHAGVAFTARRRRSRSLME from the coding sequence ATGGCCGAGGCCGAGCATCGCAGCGGGAAAAACGGTGGCGCCGTCCTCACCGCCCTCGGCGAATCGCTCATCTTCGCCACACCCGAGGGCGAACCCCTGGATCCCGAACGTGTCTACGACCACTTCCAGCACCTGATCGAGCGGTCCGGCCTGCCCCCGGTCCGCCTGCACGACCTGCGCCACGGTGTCCCCACCTACGCCCGCGCCGCCCACGTCGACCCGAAAACGCTCCCCGAGATGCTCGGCCACGCCGGTGTCGCCTTCACAGCGCGCCGCCGACGCTCCCGCTCCCTCATGGAGTGA
- a CDS encoding tyrosine-type recombinase/integrase encodes MATGSIERLPSGKYRAVVYAGLDPLTRTRSYLKGPAHQRRTDAVADLDGLRAEALNGAGHTRAGFAAVLERYLQTAIVAAPTLVDYRRRVNRVIGPVLGHIPIGRIDVPLLEEFEVKLLRCSLACDGEGDGDRSEHVCRPLSASGVRRHMAVVSGALSMAVRYKWIGHNPARDLKPLRVERDERVAPTAEQVAQAVTRAFELELAFGIFLWLTAVTGAHRGEILKLRFRDVQLLTVPPRLALGPAYMVLEGKPTFTAGKRRRTRYVALDEFTAYLLTRYRILRIQAVGGHRFSEDEFLFPGLRGETRGRPRNPDAVTHAVARLGGEIGLHLTPTLIRHYNATELLASGLNVATVAARTGHADGGATLLRVYAHTTAASDVKAAEIAALAIKTPQIAALDPRRLDPVPADIQPYPRGTRLKHLAKLPPYKLVADDIHTAINAGTLQPGDPLPPIKDLAHWYGHSVATVHRAIALLAAEHLLDVRTGHRTRVAPGRGPTTGTAP; translated from the coding sequence ATGGCCACCGGGAGTATAGAGAGGTTGCCGTCGGGCAAGTACCGCGCCGTCGTCTACGCGGGGCTCGACCCGCTCACGCGCACCCGCAGCTACCTCAAAGGCCCAGCCCACCAGCGCCGCACCGACGCCGTGGCCGACCTCGACGGCCTGCGCGCTGAAGCCCTCAACGGAGCAGGGCACACCCGCGCCGGATTCGCCGCCGTCCTCGAGCGCTACCTGCAGACCGCGATCGTGGCCGCGCCCACCCTGGTGGACTATCGGCGCCGGGTCAACCGGGTGATCGGCCCGGTACTCGGGCACATACCCATCGGCAGGATCGACGTTCCGCTGCTTGAGGAATTCGAAGTCAAGCTTCTGAGATGCTCGCTCGCCTGCGACGGCGAGGGCGACGGCGACCGCTCCGAGCACGTGTGCAGACCCCTGTCTGCGTCCGGCGTGCGCCGCCACATGGCCGTGGTCTCCGGTGCACTCTCGATGGCCGTGCGCTACAAGTGGATCGGGCACAACCCCGCCCGCGATCTCAAGCCCCTGCGAGTTGAACGCGACGAACGCGTCGCGCCCACCGCGGAACAAGTGGCCCAAGCCGTCACCCGCGCATTCGAACTCGAACTCGCCTTCGGCATATTCCTTTGGCTAACCGCCGTCACGGGCGCGCACCGCGGTGAAATCCTCAAGCTCCGCTTCCGCGACGTCCAACTGCTGACAGTGCCCCCGCGGCTTGCTCTCGGTCCGGCCTACATGGTGCTCGAAGGGAAGCCGACCTTCACCGCCGGCAAACGGCGCCGGACCCGGTACGTCGCTCTCGACGAGTTCACCGCGTATCTCCTGACCCGGTACCGGATTCTGCGCATCCAAGCCGTCGGCGGACACCGGTTTTCAGAGGACGAGTTCCTCTTCCCCGGACTGCGCGGCGAGACCCGCGGCCGCCCGCGCAATCCCGACGCGGTCACTCACGCGGTCGCCCGGCTGGGCGGCGAGATCGGCCTCCACCTCACCCCGACCCTCATCCGCCACTACAACGCGACGGAACTGCTCGCTTCCGGCCTGAACGTCGCCACCGTCGCGGCACGCACCGGCCACGCCGACGGCGGCGCCACCCTGCTGCGTGTCTACGCCCACACCACCGCGGCGAGCGACGTCAAAGCCGCCGAGATCGCAGCGCTCGCCATCAAGACCCCGCAGATCGCGGCCCTCGACCCCCGCCGCCTTGACCCCGTCCCTGCAGACATCCAACCCTACCCCCGCGGTACTCGCCTCAAGCACCTGGCGAAGCTGCCCCCGTACAAACTCGTCGCAGACGACATTCATACCGCGATCAATGCCGGAACACTCCAACCCGGCGACCCTCTGCCCCCGATCAAAGACCTCGCACACTGGTACGGCCACTCCGTCGCCACCGTCCATCGCGCCATCGCCCTCCTCGCCGCCGAACACCTCCTCGACGTGCGAACCGGTCACCGTACCCGCGTTGCGCCTGGCCGCGGACCCACTACAGGAACAGCGCCCTGA
- a CDS encoding HSP18 transcriptional regulator has product MVRAGNPGPGAAAPGERGGRTDAASGLEQIEEAVDSARSDAAGGIGSARFLVALALLRQMREQLAGWEPELIDAARASGASWAQLAPALGLASRQAAERRALRVRPGTDRAATTGDQRVVAERDRRAGARAVDAWARDRSADLRVLAAQIGGLDGLPQAAREPVAALHEALGGADAADLLQPLLDARPHLGAGHEGLAARIDELSDGAETARVGARTRRRR; this is encoded by the coding sequence ATGGTGCGAGCGGGCAACCCCGGGCCGGGCGCGGCGGCGCCCGGCGAACGCGGCGGGAGGACGGATGCGGCCTCGGGTCTCGAGCAGATCGAGGAAGCCGTCGACAGCGCCCGCTCGGACGCCGCGGGCGGGATCGGTTCCGCCCGGTTCCTCGTGGCGCTGGCGCTGCTGCGGCAGATGCGCGAGCAGCTGGCCGGCTGGGAGCCCGAGCTCATCGACGCGGCGCGGGCGAGCGGTGCGAGCTGGGCGCAACTGGCTCCCGCGCTCGGGTTGGCCAGTCGGCAGGCGGCCGAGCGCCGCGCACTGCGAGTGCGCCCGGGGACGGACCGGGCCGCGACGACCGGGGACCAGCGGGTGGTCGCGGAGCGTGACCGGCGCGCCGGAGCGCGGGCGGTGGACGCCTGGGCCCGGGACCGATCCGCCGATCTGCGAGTGCTGGCCGCGCAGATCGGAGGCCTTGACGGGCTGCCGCAGGCTGCGCGTGAGCCGGTGGCCGCGCTGCACGAGGCGCTCGGCGGCGCGGACGCCGCGGACCTGCTCCAGCCGCTCCTCGACGCCCGCCCGCACCTGGGCGCCGGACACGAGGGGCTGGCCGCACGGATCGACGAGCTTTCCGACGGGGCCGAGACCGCGCGCGTCGGCGCCCGGACCCGGCGCCGGCGCTGA
- a CDS encoding RNA polymerase sigma factor: MDGALARVLTDPDTTSTPGSAPPRRGERRLRLVDPPTEQPGLTPPDRESPMHDEAQPAAAAGTATDEHELGLGRGELLAEVVQLPLARTEAQTRNLREPDPAEMEQEEQEAQPTEKEEAAAEAHVTAWADSAGPAGDLFRQYLREIGRIPLLTAVQEVELARAVEAGLFADERLLTNFDLRADDRRDLHVLVLQGQSAKRKLIEANLRLVVSIAKRYIGRGMSILDLVQEGNLGLIRAVEKFDYARGYKFSTYATWWIRQAMSRALADQARTIRVPVHVVELMNRVVRLQRALLQANSIEPTPDQIADVLGVPTERVIEVLRLAQEPVSLHAPVGEEDDVALGDLIEDADAESPADSVAVMMLREHLDTLLSTLGEREKRVVQLRYGLTDGEPHTLEEIGRTFGVTRERIRQIEAKTLAKLRGHCYADQLKDYLR, encoded by the coding sequence ATGGACGGCGCGCTCGCCCGAGTGTTGACGGATCCTGATACCACCTCGACCCCGGGCTCCGCGCCGCCGAGGCGCGGCGAGCGCAGACTGCGCCTCGTCGATCCCCCGACCGAGCAGCCGGGACTCACCCCTCCGGACCGGGAGTCCCCGATGCACGACGAAGCCCAGCCGGCCGCCGCGGCGGGCACGGCGACGGACGAGCACGAGCTCGGTCTCGGCCGCGGTGAACTGCTCGCCGAGGTGGTCCAGCTCCCGCTCGCCCGCACCGAGGCGCAGACCCGCAACCTGCGCGAGCCGGACCCGGCCGAGATGGAGCAGGAGGAGCAGGAGGCCCAGCCCACCGAGAAGGAGGAGGCCGCCGCCGAAGCCCACGTGACCGCGTGGGCCGACTCGGCCGGCCCGGCCGGCGACCTGTTCCGCCAGTACCTGCGCGAGATCGGCCGCATCCCGCTGCTCACCGCCGTGCAGGAGGTGGAGCTCGCCCGGGCCGTGGAGGCCGGCCTGTTCGCCGACGAGCGGCTGCTGACCAACTTCGACCTGCGCGCCGACGACCGCCGCGACCTGCACGTGCTGGTCCTGCAGGGCCAGAGCGCCAAGCGCAAGCTGATCGAGGCGAACCTGCGCCTGGTGGTCTCCATCGCCAAGCGCTACATCGGCCGCGGCATGTCGATCCTGGACCTGGTCCAGGAGGGCAACCTGGGCCTGATCCGGGCCGTGGAGAAGTTCGACTACGCCCGCGGCTACAAGTTCTCCACCTACGCGACCTGGTGGATCCGCCAGGCGATGAGCCGCGCGCTGGCCGACCAGGCCCGCACCATCCGCGTCCCGGTGCACGTGGTCGAGCTGATGAACCGCGTCGTGCGCCTCCAGCGGGCGCTGCTCCAGGCCAACTCGATCGAGCCGACCCCGGACCAGATCGCCGACGTCCTCGGCGTGCCGACCGAGCGGGTGATCGAAGTGCTCCGGCTGGCCCAGGAGCCCGTCTCGCTGCACGCCCCCGTCGGCGAAGAGGACGACGTCGCCCTCGGCGACCTGATAGAGGACGCCGACGCCGAATCCCCGGCCGACTCCGTCGCGGTGATGATGCTCCGCGAGCACCTCGACACGTTGCTCTCCACCCTCGGCGAGCGCGAGAAGCGCGTCGTCCAGCTCCGCTACGGCCTCACCGACGGCGAGCCGCACACGCTCGAGGAGATCGGCCGGACCTTCGGCGTGACCCGCGAGCGGATCCGCCAGATCGAGGCCAAGACGCTGGCGAAGCTGCGCGGCCACTGTTACGCCGACCAGCTGAAGGACTACCTGCGGTAG